The genomic interval AAGTTGGGCTCAATGGAAGAAATTCGGAATCGGTCGATGCCTTCCACCTCATCCAAACGTCGAATCAGGTCAATAAATCGGTATTGACGTTCACCGTTGATAAGGCCGTAATCGCCCGTGTTTACGCCGGTCAGCACAATTTCGCGCACTTCGCCCGATTCGGCAATTTCGCGGGCTTTTGCCAAAATATTTTCGGGCGTATCGCTGCGGCTTGCACCGCGAGCCAATGGAATGGTACAAAACGAACAACTGTAATCGCAACCGTCCTGCACTTTCAGGAATGTGCGGGTGCGGTCGCCGTAAGAATAGGCAGCATTAAAGTGCTCATTGGCGCGATGAACCTCTCCCGCAAAAATCTGCGGCGTTTCAGGGCGCACAAAGCCATCGAGCAGGTCGAGTAGGCGAAATTTTTCTGCCGCACCAAGTACAGCATCCACACCGGGAATTTCGGCAATTTCACGCGGTTTAAGTTGTGCATAGCAACCAATAATGGCCACATAACCTTCCGGTGAAATCTTACGGGCTTCCTTTACTATTTTCCGACATTTTTTATCAGCATTTTCAGTAACAGAGCAAGTGTTGATAATAAAAATATCAGGAGTTTCGGTAAAATCTACTTTTGAATAGCCGCGCTGCTCAAACAAACGGGCAATCGTGGAAGTTTCCGAGTAATTCAATTTGCATCCCAGCGTGTAGAAAGCCACCTTTTTCATGTTGCAAATTTCGGTAATAATTTGTAGTTTTGCATAAATCAGTTCAATAATAACGGTTTCCGCGAGCGGCAGGCCGTTATTATTTTTTTCTATTGATGTGTGTTTAACAACTAATTGAGTAAGGACATGCCAACGTATTACACTGCCGAAGGCTTGCAAAAGCTGAAGGACGAATTGCATGAATTGCGCACCAAAGGGCGTGCGGAAATTGCCCGCCAAATAGCAGAAG from Rhodoflexus caldus carries:
- the mtaB gene encoding tRNA (N(6)-L-threonylcarbamoyladenosine(37)-C(2))-methylthiotransferase MtaB gives rise to the protein MKKVAFYTLGCKLNYSETSTIARLFEQRGYSKVDFTETPDIFIINTCSVTENADKKCRKIVKEARKISPEGYVAIIGCYAQLKPREIAEIPGVDAVLGAAEKFRLLDLLDGFVRPETPQIFAGEVHRANEHFNAAYSYGDRTRTFLKVQDGCDYSCSFCTIPLARGASRSDTPENILAKAREIAESGEVREIVLTGVNTGDYGLINGERQYRFIDLIRRLDEVEGIDRFRISSIEPNLLSDEIISFVAQSKKFVPHFHIPLQSGSNKILGLMRRRYRRELYADRVTKIKELMPDCCIGVDVIVGFPGETDEDFLDTYRFLNELDVSYLHVFTYSERVNTPAATMQGRVSEKVRAERSRMLHILSDKKRRHFYEQNIGKQAVVLFENDIEDGMMHGFTENYVRVAAKYDPLLIGELKAVQMTHINDNGYMEVTEPELVFEVH